In the Rhinatrema bivittatum chromosome 6, aRhiBiv1.1, whole genome shotgun sequence genome, one interval contains:
- the CRYBA2 gene encoding beta-crystallin A2: MTSQPAESAGKWKVTVWEEENFQGKPCQLLMECPNVRERGVRKIRSVKVECGPWIGFEYPEFLGQQFVLEKGDYPRWEAWSGNSSYRTEHLFSLRPIKCANHSDSKATLYDRENFQGRKFEMCDDYPSLQAMGWCNKEVASIKVNSGA, translated from the exons ATGACCAGCCAGCCAGCGGAGTCCGCGGGCAAGTGGAAGGTGACGGTGTGGGAGGAGGAGAACTTCCAGGGCAAGCCTTGTCAGCTCCTGATGGAGTGCCCCAACGTTCGGGAGAGAGGCGTCCGCAAGATCCGCTCCGTAAAGGTGGAGTGTGGCCC ATGGATTGGCTTTGAATACCCCGAGTTCCTGGGCCAGCAGTTTGTCCTGGAGAAGGGAGATTACCCCCGCTGGGAGGCCTGGAGTGGGAACAGCAGCTACAGAACCGAGCACCTCTTCTCCCTCCGTCCCATCAAGTGCGCC AACCACAGTGACAGCAAGGCGACCCTGTATGACAGAGAGAATTTTCAAGGTCGCAAATTTGAGATGTGTGATGACTATCCGTCCCTGCAGGCAATGGGGTGGTGCAACAAGGAGGTGGCGTCCATTAAAGTGAACTCTGGAGCGTAA